In a genomic window of Holophagaceae bacterium:
- a CDS encoding response regulator, translated as MTSDNGKPIEILLVEDNPGDVRLTREALKEGKVRNVLSVVQDGVEALAFLKRQGAYAKAARPDLILLDLNLPKIDGQEVLAEIKESPALRAIPVVILTTSSAEQDILRTYNLHANCYITKPLDMDQFISVVKSIEDFWLTVVKLPPDAHR; from the coding sequence ATGACTTCGGACAACGGCAAACCCATCGAGATCCTGCTCGTGGAGGACAATCCTGGCGATGTGCGCCTGACCCGGGAGGCGCTGAAGGAAGGGAAAGTCAGGAATGTCCTGTCGGTGGTCCAGGACGGCGTGGAAGCTTTGGCCTTCCTGAAGCGCCAGGGCGCCTATGCCAAGGCGGCGCGTCCCGATCTCATCCTGCTGGACCTGAACCTGCCCAAGATAGACGGCCAGGAAGTGCTCGCCGAGATCAAGGAGAGCCCCGCCCTCAGGGCCATCCCGGTGGTCATCCTCACCACGAGCAGCGCCGAGCAGGACATCCTGCGGACCTACAACCTGCACGCCAATTGCTACATCACCAAGCCATTGGACATGGACCAATTCATCTCGGTTGTAAAATCGATCGAGGACTTCTGGCTGACGGTGGTGAAACTTCCCCCGGATGCCCACCGCTGA
- a CDS encoding PAS domain S-box protein, giving the protein MNPIRHLLDRLARGWGRSIRRQLVWSFSLVSLATILGSGYLLYSYQRNFLYAQGTENAFDLARTLSFSSTSWVLADDIAGLQEVLKGASHAIDLKFAVVLSPQGEALASTKPEQVGQFFSDAVSQRLLAQQPEPQILLDESNLIDVAVPIKAGNHLIGWVRVELTRDTANANLRGNASAGVGIAILLLLIITAMATWLARRFTNGLNRLAAVADDAERGHSFQRMDLGRADEIGVLARHLYRTLDGIEEEKKAKAEGEARFRRLEKAMPVPLAFVARSGEIQYINDRFEQVFGYTLEDLPSIQTWWRLAYPDEGYRQGLMEAWNTAVQAAVEAGNDIPPLECRVACKNGDVRTMEISGVLLGEDLLAAFTDLTVRKQAEEALRSASLYARRLIEASLDPLVTIGRDGRITDVNAATEIVTGRSREELVGTDFADYFTEPEKARAGYQQVFSEGAVRDYPLEVRHRDGRATPVLYNASVYRDEAGAVAGVFAAARDVAKLKEAQEQLNRTVVELQRSNRELEQFAYVASHDLQEPLRSIASFTQLLERRYGERLDQDGREFIQFAVDGATRMQKMINDLLTFSRVGTRGSPFEPVDTSAILDETLRNLRVAIEESGAKIARGGLPVVRADGRQLAELFQNLIGNAIKFRSGRPPEIAVAAARQGSEWAFSVSDNGIGMDSQFFDRIFIVFQKLHGREEYPGSGIGLAICKKIVERHGGKIWVDSELGKGSTFHFTIPDHGGPMQ; this is encoded by the coding sequence ATGAATCCAATCCGCCACTTGCTTGATCGATTGGCCCGGGGATGGGGCCGATCCATCCGGCGCCAGCTCGTGTGGTCCTTCTCCCTGGTTTCCCTGGCCACCATCCTGGGGAGCGGTTATCTGCTTTATTCCTATCAAAGGAATTTCCTCTACGCCCAGGGCACCGAGAACGCGTTTGACCTGGCGCGGACGCTCTCCTTCAGCAGCACCTCCTGGGTATTGGCGGACGATATCGCGGGATTGCAGGAGGTGTTGAAAGGCGCCTCGCACGCCATCGACCTGAAGTTTGCCGTTGTGCTTTCACCACAGGGCGAAGCGCTGGCGTCCACAAAGCCCGAACAGGTCGGCCAGTTTTTCAGCGATGCGGTCAGCCAGCGCCTGCTGGCGCAACAACCTGAGCCCCAAATACTGCTCGATGAATCCAACCTGATCGATGTGGCCGTGCCGATCAAGGCTGGCAACCACCTGATCGGCTGGGTGCGGGTCGAACTGACGAGGGACACGGCGAATGCCAATTTGCGCGGGAATGCTTCGGCTGGAGTCGGCATCGCGATTCTCCTGCTGCTGATCATCACAGCCATGGCCACCTGGCTGGCGCGGAGGTTCACCAATGGGTTGAACCGCCTGGCGGCGGTCGCTGACGATGCGGAACGTGGACACTCCTTCCAGCGGATGGATCTCGGGCGCGCCGATGAAATCGGAGTGCTCGCCCGCCATCTGTACCGGACGCTGGACGGGATCGAGGAGGAGAAAAAGGCCAAGGCCGAAGGCGAGGCGCGCTTCCGCCGCCTTGAGAAGGCCATGCCGGTGCCCCTGGCCTTCGTAGCGAGAAGTGGAGAGATCCAGTACATCAACGACCGGTTCGAGCAGGTGTTCGGTTACACGCTGGAGGATCTGCCGTCCATCCAAACTTGGTGGCGGCTGGCATATCCGGACGAAGGCTATCGCCAGGGCCTCATGGAGGCCTGGAATACCGCGGTTCAGGCCGCCGTCGAGGCGGGGAACGACATCCCGCCGCTCGAGTGCAGGGTGGCTTGCAAGAACGGGGATGTCCGCACCATGGAAATCTCGGGCGTGCTGCTGGGAGAGGATCTGCTGGCGGCTTTCACCGATCTCACCGTCCGCAAGCAGGCGGAGGAAGCGCTGCGTTCGGCGTCGCTCTATGCCCGCCGCCTGATCGAAGCCAGCCTGGATCCGCTGGTGACCATCGGCCGCGACGGCCGGATCACCGATGTGAATGCCGCCACCGAAATCGTGACCGGCCGGTCCAGGGAGGAACTGGTCGGAACCGATTTCGCCGACTATTTCACCGAGCCGGAAAAGGCCAGGGCCGGCTACCAGCAGGTGTTCAGCGAAGGGGCGGTCAGGGATTATCCCTTGGAGGTGCGCCACCGGGACGGACGCGCCACGCCGGTGCTCTACAACGCCTCGGTGTACCGCGATGAAGCCGGAGCCGTGGCGGGCGTGTTCGCCGCCGCCCGGGACGTCGCGAAGCTGAAGGAGGCGCAGGAACAGCTCAACCGGACCGTGGTGGAACTCCAGCGCTCGAACAGGGAGCTGGAACAATTCGCCTACGTGGCCTCCCACGACCTCCAGGAGCCCTTGAGGTCGATCGCGAGCTTCACCCAGCTCCTGGAAAGGCGGTATGGCGAGCGCCTGGACCAGGACGGCCGGGAGTTCATCCAGTTCGCCGTGGACGGCGCCACGCGGATGCAGAAGATGATCAACGATCTGCTGACCTTCTCGCGGGTGGGCACCCGCGGAAGTCCGTTCGAGCCGGTGGACACGAGCGCCATTCTGGATGAAACGCTGCGGAACCTCCGGGTCGCCATCGAGGAAAGCGGCGCCAAGATCGCCAGGGGCGGGCTGCCGGTGGTCCGGGCGGACGGCAGGCAGCTAGCGGAGCTATTCCAGAACCTCATCGGGAACGCCATCAAATTCCGCAGCGGGAGGCCGCCCGAGATCGCCGTGGCGGCGGCCCGCCAGGGATCCGAGTGGGCCTTCTCCGTGTCGGACAACGGAATCGGGATGGACTCCCAGTTCTTCGACCGCATCTTCATCGTGTTCCAGAAGCTGCACGGGCGCGAGGAGTATCCCGGTTCAGGAATAGGGCTCGCCATCTGCAAGAAGATCGTCGAGCGGCACGGAGGAAAGATCTGGGTGGATTCGGAACTCGGGAAAGGATCCACGTTCCATTTCACGATTCCCGACCATGGAGGGCCCATGCAATGA
- a CDS encoding phosphate/phosphite/phosphonate ABC transporter substrate-binding protein, whose amino-acid sequence MGLRTPARIQAGAIGPVARVPGFQKSLLGLLASGLALALSGAACDRSGQSAYQPGLGPKHPQPAAEYVVGIHPLHNPQRLMERYGPIVDYMNSHMPEARFKLEASRNYEEFEKKLYAGYFSFAMPNPYQTVLSLKHGYRVFGKMGEDEVFRGIILVRKDSGIREVRDLKGKSVCYPAATALAATMQPQYYLHTHGLDINRDIENRYVGSQESSIMDVYLGHVAAGATWPVPWKIFRQEHPEMAAQLLVKWETEPLKNNAWVARLDVPAPVADQFARLLFGLHGTAQGKAMLDRLPISRFEPATDETYRPVREFLKKFSDTVRQIEH is encoded by the coding sequence ATGGGCCTGCGAACACCCGCCCGCATCCAGGCCGGGGCCATAGGCCCGGTGGCCCGAGTCCCGGGGTTCCAGAAGAGCCTTCTGGGCCTCCTTGCCTCAGGCCTTGCCCTCGCGCTGTCGGGAGCCGCCTGCGACCGGTCGGGCCAAAGCGCGTACCAGCCCGGGCTCGGTCCGAAGCATCCGCAACCGGCTGCCGAATACGTGGTCGGCATCCATCCCCTGCATAACCCGCAGCGGTTGATGGAGAGGTACGGACCGATCGTCGACTACATGAACAGCCACATGCCAGAAGCCCGTTTCAAACTGGAGGCTTCGCGCAACTACGAAGAGTTCGAGAAGAAGCTCTATGCGGGATATTTTTCCTTCGCCATGCCCAATCCATACCAGACGGTCCTGTCACTCAAGCATGGGTACCGCGTCTTCGGCAAGATGGGGGAGGACGAGGTGTTCCGCGGCATCATCCTGGTGCGCAAGGACAGCGGCATCCGCGAGGTCCGGGACCTCAAAGGCAAATCGGTGTGCTATCCGGCCGCGACCGCCCTGGCGGCGACCATGCAGCCGCAGTACTACCTCCATACCCACGGCCTGGATATCAACCGCGATATCGAGAACCGGTACGTCGGCTCCCAGGAGTCCTCGATCATGGATGTGTACCTCGGCCATGTGGCGGCTGGGGCCACCTGGCCCGTGCCTTGGAAGATCTTCCGCCAGGAGCATCCAGAAATGGCCGCCCAACTCCTCGTGAAATGGGAAACCGAACCCTTGAAGAACAATGCCTGGGTCGCGCGGCTGGATGTTCCAGCGCCCGTGGCCGACCAATTCGCCCGCCTGCTGTTCGGATTGCATGGAACCGCCCAGGGCAAGGCCATGCTGGACCGCCTGCCCATCTCGCGTTTTGAACCGGCAACCGATGAAACCTACCGGCCGGTGCGGGAATTCCTGAAGAAGTTTTCCGATACGGTCCGTCAGATCGAGCACTGA
- a CDS encoding VOC family protein: protein MPTPVKPIPEGYHSVTPYLIVRGAAKALEFYKQAFGAVELFRMEAPDGRIGHAEIRIGDSPIMLADEHPDMGAKSPETWGGSPVSLMLYVEDVDRVFARAVEAGATVERPLADQFYGDRTGGLKDPFGHVWYVATHIEDVPPEELDRRAKAQQP, encoded by the coding sequence ATGCCTACCCCCGTGAAACCCATCCCCGAGGGCTACCACTCGGTCACGCCCTACCTGATCGTCCGCGGCGCAGCCAAGGCACTGGAATTCTATAAACAGGCCTTTGGCGCGGTCGAACTATTCCGGATGGAAGCGCCTGACGGCCGCATCGGCCACGCCGAAATCCGCATCGGGGACTCGCCCATCATGCTGGCGGACGAGCACCCGGACATGGGTGCAAAAAGCCCGGAAACCTGGGGTGGATCGCCCGTGAGCCTGATGCTCTATGTTGAAGACGTGGACCGGGTTTTCGCCCGGGCTGTAGAGGCGGGAGCGACGGTGGAGCGGCCCTTGGCGGACCAATTCTACGGCGACCGCACCGGGGGGCTGAAGGACCCCTTCGGGCATGTCTGGTATGTGGCCACCCACATCGAGGATGTGCCGCCAGAAGAACTGGATCGCCGGGCGAAAGCCCAGCAGCCCTGA
- a CDS encoding M48 family metalloprotease, with the protein MRSRSIWPFFGILLALLGHLACVPAQTQNAITGKRQFVSLTPEEEVKLGREAMPEMVKQGGGLDPDPRLQTIVKAVGDKVVANSAARMSGYPFEFRLLADRKVANAFALPGGQVCITRALVDRLDNEAQLAGVLGHEIGHVVGRHSAEHLTEAMGINVLVGIIGVVASDPNDPDKGKRAAGIAALGGNLANLKFTRDDESQADVLGVRFMSEAGYNPHALVGVMQILKSLGGGGVEWFQSHPNPENREEKLRGEISRRYPTGMPAALTLGTSLKKR; encoded by the coding sequence ATGCGTTCCAGATCCATCTGGCCATTCTTCGGAATCCTCCTCGCGCTGCTGGGCCATCTCGCCTGCGTGCCCGCCCAGACGCAGAACGCCATCACGGGCAAGCGGCAGTTCGTGTCCCTGACGCCGGAGGAGGAAGTGAAACTCGGGCGGGAAGCCATGCCCGAAATGGTTAAGCAGGGCGGCGGACTGGATCCGGACCCGCGGTTGCAGACCATTGTGAAGGCCGTGGGGGACAAGGTCGTGGCCAACAGCGCGGCCAGGATGAGTGGCTATCCTTTCGAGTTCCGCCTGTTGGCGGACAGGAAGGTGGCCAATGCCTTCGCCCTTCCCGGGGGGCAGGTCTGCATCACCCGGGCCTTGGTGGACCGTCTGGACAATGAAGCCCAGCTCGCTGGCGTCCTGGGCCATGAGATCGGCCATGTGGTGGGGCGGCACAGCGCCGAGCATCTGACCGAGGCCATGGGAATCAACGTGCTGGTGGGCATCATCGGCGTGGTGGCCAGCGATCCGAATGATCCCGACAAAGGCAAGCGCGCCGCCGGCATTGCGGCCCTGGGCGGCAATCTGGCGAACCTGAAGTTCACCCGGGACGACGAATCCCAGGCGGACGTGCTCGGGGTCCGATTCATGTCGGAGGCAGGTTACAACCCCCACGCCCTGGTGGGCGTCATGCAGATCCTGAAATCCCTGGGCGGGGGCGGCGTGGAGTGGTTCCAAAGCCATCCGAACCCGGAAAACCGCGAAGAAAAATTGCGCGGTGAGATCTCCCGGCGATATCCCACTGGAATGCCGGCGGCCCTGACCCTGGGCACCAGCTTGAAGAAACGATAA
- a CDS encoding APC family permease: MAEPSGYRRDIGFFSATMIISGSMIGSGIFIVSADIVRQVHTGPMLLLTWCITGALTLCATLSYGELTGMMPKAGGMYVYLREIYGPMAGFLYGWACFLVIECGSIAAVAVGSGRYMGSFFPAVNDARWLMGPWHIKAWQAMPGIALGPYEFGLTTARAVGIAVIFVIALVNTYGVKLGAWTQNLFSVAKLGAMAALILSGLLLAPKILPVAGPYVPPMDIAPVTLLAALVVAQAGSFFSCDGWHYIGNVGSEIRNPKRTLPLALLAGPTLVIGLYLLANLAYLRLLGPTGIATATEDRVGAAALGAVFGPLGGSLMAGAIMVSMFGFVNGASFTTARVYQAMGEDGLFIGGAGKLNRFGVPAWALWLQTIWACILTLTGTFEQLVEYCTFAQLLAVVSVVAGVVVLRIKKPDLARPYRTWGYPAVPMIYLLGAGGILVFLLRFKPGFTWPGLVLVLLGVPVYFWRSHYKSESGQRPPDHPHIGQDKGSRVRK, translated from the coding sequence ATGGCAGAACCATCCGGCTACCGCCGCGATATCGGCTTCTTTTCGGCCACGATGATCATCTCCGGCTCCATGATCGGATCGGGCATATTCATCGTGAGCGCCGACATCGTGCGGCAGGTGCATACCGGGCCAATGCTCCTGCTGACCTGGTGCATCACGGGCGCGTTGACCCTTTGCGCGACCCTCAGCTACGGCGAACTCACCGGCATGATGCCAAAGGCCGGCGGGATGTACGTCTACCTGAGGGAAATCTACGGCCCCATGGCTGGCTTCCTCTACGGTTGGGCCTGCTTCCTGGTGATCGAATGCGGCTCCATCGCTGCCGTGGCGGTGGGCAGCGGCCGCTACATGGGATCCTTTTTTCCGGCCGTCAACGATGCCCGATGGCTGATGGGTCCGTGGCACATCAAGGCTTGGCAGGCCATGCCGGGCATCGCCCTGGGGCCCTATGAATTCGGCCTCACGACGGCGCGGGCGGTGGGCATTGCCGTGATCTTCGTGATCGCCCTGGTGAATACCTACGGCGTGAAACTCGGGGCCTGGACGCAGAATCTATTCTCGGTGGCGAAACTGGGTGCCATGGCCGCCCTCATCCTCTCCGGCCTCCTGCTGGCGCCGAAGATCCTGCCCGTGGCCGGCCCCTACGTGCCTCCGATGGACATCGCGCCCGTGACGCTGCTGGCGGCGCTGGTGGTGGCGCAGGCGGGGAGCTTCTTCTCCTGCGACGGATGGCACTACATCGGCAATGTCGGATCGGAGATCAGGAATCCGAAGCGCACGCTGCCCCTCGCCCTGCTCGCGGGGCCCACCCTCGTCATCGGCCTCTACCTGCTGGCGAACCTGGCCTACCTGCGACTGCTGGGCCCTACCGGCATCGCCACCGCCACGGAAGACCGCGTGGGCGCCGCGGCCCTGGGCGCGGTCTTCGGGCCGCTCGGCGGCTCGCTCATGGCCGGGGCCATCATGGTCTCCATGTTCGGTTTCGTGAACGGCGCCTCTTTCACCACTGCCCGCGTCTACCAGGCCATGGGCGAAGACGGACTGTTCATCGGCGGCGCCGGAAAGCTCAACCGGTTCGGCGTCCCCGCCTGGGCCCTGTGGCTGCAGACCATCTGGGCCTGCATCCTCACGCTCACGGGCACCTTCGAACAACTTGTCGAATACTGCACCTTCGCGCAGCTGCTGGCAGTCGTGTCGGTCGTCGCAGGCGTGGTGGTGCTGCGCATCAAGAAGCCTGATCTGGCGCGCCCCTACCGAACCTGGGGCTATCCCGCCGTGCCCATGATCTACCTCCTTGGCGCCGGAGGCATCCTGGTCTTCCTGCTCCGCTTCAAGCCTGGCTTCACGTGGCCTGGGCTAGTGCTCGTGTTGCTGGGGGTGCCCGTGTATTTCTGGCGCTCCCACTATAAGTCGGAATCCGGTCAACGGCCACCTGACCACCCCCATATCGGACAGGACAAGGGTTCCCGTGTCCGCAAGTGA
- a CDS encoding amino acid permease codes for MSAASGFRRSIGLFDAIMLVAGSMIGSGVFIVAGDMIRTGGTGSFLVWAWVLTGVLTVFGALSYGELAGMFPEAGGQYTYLREIYGPMTGFLYGWTFFAVIECGTIAAVAVGFGKYLGTFLPFVNDTAWIGPHFPSGPWKVTETIIVGPYNVGLTSARLSGILIILMLSFVNAYGVKLGARIQNLFTVAKIGSLAALIILGLVLKPAAVVSSAPIALADGATALPFLVALLVVQTGSLFSADAWNSITFIAGEVKEPKRTIPFSLLIGTSLVCGLYILANVIYLKVLGPQGIAMAPNDRVGSAALKAILGPAGEGIMAGAILWSMFGCTNGLVLSGARVYHTMAMDGVFLKKAGTLNKSGVPAFSLAIQAVWASLLTLSGTYGQLLDYVVFAALLFYVLTVLGVIILRVREPGLQRPVKVFAYPLLPVLYLIGALAIMAALLIYKPAFTWPGLLIVATGVPVYFATRGPRGEELKS; via the coding sequence ATGTCTGCTGCATCCGGCTTCCGCCGCTCCATCGGCCTGTTCGACGCCATCATGCTGGTTGCGGGTTCCATGATCGGCAGCGGCGTGTTCATCGTCGCGGGGGACATGATCCGCACCGGCGGAACGGGTTCCTTCCTGGTGTGGGCCTGGGTGCTTACCGGGGTGCTGACGGTCTTCGGCGCCCTGAGCTACGGCGAGCTGGCGGGCATGTTCCCCGAAGCGGGCGGCCAGTACACCTACTTGCGGGAGATCTACGGGCCCATGACGGGATTCCTCTACGGCTGGACTTTTTTCGCGGTCATCGAGTGCGGCACCATCGCCGCCGTGGCTGTGGGGTTCGGAAAATACCTGGGCACTTTTCTTCCCTTCGTGAATGACACGGCCTGGATCGGCCCGCATTTCCCATCGGGTCCATGGAAAGTGACGGAAACCATCATCGTCGGCCCCTACAACGTGGGCCTCACCAGCGCGCGGCTCTCGGGCATCCTCATCATCCTGATGCTGAGCTTCGTGAACGCCTACGGCGTGAAGCTGGGCGCACGCATCCAGAACCTGTTCACCGTGGCCAAGATCGGCAGCCTCGCGGCGCTGATCATCCTCGGGCTGGTGCTGAAGCCCGCTGCAGTGGTCAGCTCGGCACCCATCGCGCTCGCGGATGGGGCTACCGCCCTGCCCTTTCTCGTGGCCCTGCTGGTGGTGCAGACCGGTTCCTTGTTCAGCGCCGATGCGTGGAATTCCATCACCTTCATCGCCGGCGAGGTGAAGGAGCCCAAACGCACCATTCCGTTCTCGCTCCTGATCGGCACTTCACTGGTATGCGGCCTCTACATCCTGGCCAACGTGATCTACCTCAAGGTGCTGGGTCCCCAGGGCATCGCCATGGCGCCCAACGATCGCGTGGGCAGCGCCGCCTTGAAAGCGATTCTCGGACCGGCAGGGGAAGGCATCATGGCGGGCGCGATCCTCTGGTCCATGTTCGGCTGCACCAACGGACTGGTGCTCAGCGGCGCGCGGGTCTACCACACCATGGCGATGGATGGGGTGTTCCTGAAGAAGGCCGGAACCTTGAACAAGAGCGGCGTGCCGGCCTTCAGCCTGGCCATCCAGGCGGTGTGGGCGAGCCTGCTGACCCTTTCTGGAACCTACGGCCAATTGCTGGATTACGTAGTCTTCGCAGCGCTGCTTTTCTACGTGCTCACGGTGCTGGGCGTCATCATCCTGCGCGTGCGCGAACCGGGCCTTCAGCGCCCAGTCAAGGTCTTCGCCTATCCGCTGCTTCCGGTGCTCTACCTGATCGGCGCCCTCGCCATCATGGCCGCCCTGCTGATCTACAAACCCGCCTTCACGTGGCCGGGGCTGCTGATCGTGGCCACGGGAGTGCCGGTGTATTTCGCGACGCGGGGGCCGAGGGGTGAGGAGTTGAAGAGTTGA
- a CDS encoding four helix bundle protein codes for MQRFTELKVWQRSQALVLKVYKTTASNFPSDERFGLTSQLRRAAVSIPCNIAEGSKRRTNRDYAHFLNMAEASLTEVECIILIARDLDYITPHDAESLILECMAIARMLHALRLKVEPITK; via the coding sequence GTGCAGCGATTCACTGAGCTGAAGGTATGGCAACGCTCCCAGGCGCTGGTCCTGAAGGTCTACAAGACCACTGCATCGAATTTTCCTTCGGATGAACGTTTCGGGCTGACATCCCAGCTCCGACGAGCCGCGGTTTCGATCCCTTGCAATATCGCCGAAGGATCGAAGCGCCGGACGAACAGAGACTATGCCCACTTTCTCAATATGGCCGAGGCGTCACTCACGGAAGTAGAATGCATCATCCTGATCGCCCGGGATTTGGACTATATCACACCACATGACGCCGAATCGCTCATCCTGGAATGCATGGCGATCGCCCGAATGCTCCACGCTCTCCGGCTCAAGGTGGAACCAATAACCAAGTGA
- a CDS encoding saccharopine dehydrogenase NADP-binding domain-containing protein: MPTQHIIVLGAGRVGATMARDLAPDFQVTVADVSDAALSRLQGLGTRKADLSTPAGVAEAVEGADLVIGAVPGFMGFETVKAVLEAGKDIVDISFFPEDPFLLDGLATQQGRVAVMDCGVAPGCGNILLGHMATQLDRVDRFVTLVGGLPAVRSWPFEYQAGFSPIDVIEEYTRPSRYVAHGKEVVMPALSEPELIEFPGIGTLEAFNTDGLRTLLHTIDAPFKIEKTLRYPGHIEKMRMLREVGFFGKEPIDVGGVKVAPLDLTTKLLFPMWQMKEGDEDFTILRVIVEGEKNGRKVTHTFDMLDRYDRATGTTSMARTTGYTCTAVARLVASGGYTRKGISPPEFVGREPGAKDFVLAELQKRGIRFNEAVE; this comes from the coding sequence ATGCCCACCCAACACATCATCGTTCTCGGCGCGGGCCGCGTGGGCGCAACCATGGCCCGGGACCTCGCTCCGGATTTCCAAGTGACCGTGGCGGATGTTTCCGACGCGGCTCTTTCGCGCCTCCAAGGGCTGGGCACGCGCAAGGCCGATCTGTCCACTCCCGCGGGGGTCGCTGAGGCCGTCGAGGGGGCGGATCTCGTCATCGGCGCCGTTCCTGGCTTCATGGGCTTCGAGACAGTCAAGGCCGTGCTGGAAGCAGGCAAGGACATCGTGGACATCAGCTTCTTTCCCGAGGACCCCTTCCTGCTGGATGGCTTGGCGACGCAACAAGGCCGCGTGGCGGTGATGGACTGCGGTGTGGCGCCGGGCTGCGGCAACATCCTGCTGGGCCACATGGCCACGCAGCTCGACCGCGTGGACCGCTTCGTGACGCTGGTGGGCGGGCTGCCTGCGGTGCGGAGCTGGCCCTTCGAGTACCAGGCTGGGTTCTCCCCCATCGATGTCATCGAGGAATATACCCGGCCCTCGCGCTACGTGGCCCATGGGAAAGAAGTCGTGATGCCGGCTCTCTCGGAGCCGGAACTCATCGAATTCCCAGGCATCGGCACCCTGGAAGCGTTCAACACCGATGGGCTTCGCACCCTGCTGCACACCATCGACGCACCCTTCAAGATCGAGAAGACCCTGCGCTACCCAGGCCACATCGAGAAGATGCGAATGCTGCGCGAGGTCGGCTTTTTTGGCAAGGAGCCCATCGATGTGGGTGGCGTCAAAGTCGCGCCGCTGGATCTCACCACCAAGCTGCTGTTCCCCATGTGGCAGATGAAGGAAGGCGACGAGGATTTCACCATCCTGCGGGTCATCGTCGAAGGCGAGAAGAACGGCCGAAAAGTGACCCACACCTTCGACATGCTGGACCGCTACGACCGGGCCACCGGCACCACCTCCATGGCCCGCACCACGGGTTACACCTGCACCGCCGTGGCGCGGCTGGTGGCCTCGGGCGGCTATACCCGCAAAGGCATTTCGCCGCCGGAGTTTGTGGGTCGCGAACCGGGTGCCAAGGATTTCGTGCTGGCCGAGCTGCAGAAGCGCGGGATCCGGTTCAACGAGGCTGTTGAGTGA
- the rapZ gene encoding RNase adapter RapZ, with product MELLIVTGLSGAGRRAVLGALEDAGCTALDNVPAPLIEQLIEIEARVNPGLGRLAVGMDSRHLEFPSEVGELISRLRARGTAPQLLFLEATDDVLLCRFSETRRPHPMAGEGSVAEGIARERKLLEPVRAQATLILDSSRLTLSQLRARLKEMLPDLPEHGTSLRLLSFGYKFGLPAEADVVLDARFLPNPYYRPDLRPLTGKDDAVRDYLLGNEGFTGFLSRVEDWIRWCWPQVEAEGRAYFNVAIGCTGGQHRSVALAEMLAQRLENLTPRLLVQHRELRDPKAGLDR from the coding sequence ATGGAACTCCTCATCGTGACGGGTCTTTCGGGCGCCGGCCGCCGGGCAGTGCTGGGCGCGCTGGAAGACGCAGGTTGCACGGCCCTGGACAATGTCCCCGCGCCGCTCATCGAGCAATTGATCGAGATCGAGGCGCGGGTGAACCCTGGCCTAGGCAGGCTGGCGGTGGGCATGGACAGCCGGCATCTGGAATTCCCATCGGAAGTAGGTGAGCTCATCAGCCGACTTCGGGCGCGGGGCACGGCCCCGCAACTCCTCTTCCTCGAAGCCACCGACGACGTGCTCCTGTGCCGCTTCTCCGAGACCCGCAGGCCCCACCCCATGGCCGGGGAGGGCAGCGTGGCCGAAGGCATCGCCCGGGAACGCAAGCTCCTGGAGCCCGTGAGGGCGCAGGCCACCCTGATCCTGGATTCCAGCCGCCTCACCCTGAGCCAGTTGAGGGCCCGGCTCAAGGAAATGCTGCCCGACCTGCCGGAGCATGGGACATCGCTCCGGCTCCTCAGCTTCGGGTACAAATTCGGCCTGCCTGCCGAGGCCGACGTGGTGCTCGATGCCCGCTTCCTGCCCAACCCCTACTATCGCCCCGACCTGCGGCCGCTGACGGGCAAGGACGACGCTGTGCGCGACTACCTGTTGGGTAACGAAGGCTTCACGGGATTCCTTTCCCGGGTGGAGGACTGGATCCGCTGGTGCTGGCCCCAGGTGGAGGCCGAGGGCCGCGCCTACTTCAACGTGGCCATCGGCTGCACCGGCGGCCAACACCGCAGCGTGGCGTTGGCGGAAATGCTCGCGCAGCGTCTGGAGAATCTCACGCCCCGCCTGCTCGTGCAGCACCGGGAGCTGCGGGACCCAAAGGCCGGGCTGGACCGGTAG